In Gossypium hirsutum isolate 1008001.06 chromosome A10, Gossypium_hirsutum_v2.1, whole genome shotgun sequence, the DNA window TCTACTATAATCACGGTAATAAGAGAAACGAGCAGAAGTAGAAGAATCCAAAACCATAGCATAGAAAGGCATTCATGTGAAGTAGAGGAATCccggaaaaagaaaaaaaaagaagtaaaaactAATCTCTTACTCGTTTGGCAAACTCAAAACTGACATCCAATGTCAAAAAATTTAGCAGATCTCAGTCCATCTCTAAGCTATGTAACACATACTGATAGCAAATTCAGAACAAATACTGCCGCTAAAATTCAAAAGAACTGTATAGTAACATTTTTAATGCTACTAGTTATTAAGACAAGGAAATATTAACGAGGACTATCAAGCACATCGACAAACATACGATTTACCGAAGGTAGCCGTATTTGCTGATCCTTTGATCTACTCCTCTTGAACACTGGCTGCGGTGATGATGAAACCGAAGATATCGCAGTCCAGAAATCATCTGAGTTACCCCAGCTAGATGATGCATCTATGACACCATCAGGACTGCCTTGCATTTGTCCATGCTTACGTTTTCTGGCTTCATTTTGTTTGCAATCACTTTCCAATAACTTGGACACGAGATCGTAGCACACATCTACTTCATCCTGTTAAAAGGAATGAAACAATTAAGCAATGCAAAATCAAGTTCCATTGTAGTCTATGCAAGTAGTTGTTTACAAAATACAAACCTCACATGTCTTGAGTACTCTAAGAAGCTGTTTTCGATATTCAAGATAATGGCATGGTTCAATCTCTTTAATAACATAAAGCATTGTTGCCGCAGCTAAGATAGATGGAATATAAAGCATGAACTTGGAATCTGGATCGAAATTGAATTAGAAATCTAATAATAGAACTAATAGAAATGGTTAAAAAGTCTCATTTCCTTCTTACAACAAGTAATCAGAGAAAAAATGATTTCTTTTTATAACTTACCAGCAATGAGAATGAGAAGTAAATGCTCACAACTATGAAGGAATTCCCAATGCAAATGGGTCCTCAATCCAAGTCTCCTCGTAATGTGATCAAAGAAGGAAATTGGGGTCACGGGATTCATCCTCCATTTCAGAGTCGACAACACCAAAAGCTCCATTCTTTGT includes these proteins:
- the LOC121208278 gene encoding cyclin-D3-3 isoform X1, whose product is MSLQEEIQQIQSPPWILDALCCEENGNKICGESGTVKKETFLPLFLIEHDLFWEDDELISLMSKEKETHLCYKDVNSDESLVLARKDALEWIFKVKAHHRFNALTIVLAVNYFDRFFASFKFQKDNPWMGQLAAVACLSLAAKVEETQVPLLLDLQVEESKYVFDSKTIQRMELLVLSTLKWRMNPVTPISFFDHITRRLGLRTHLHWEFLHSCEHLLLILIADSKFMLYIPSILAAATMLYVIKEIEPCHYLEYRKQLLRVLKTCEDEVDVCYDLVSKLLESDCKQNEARKRKHGQMQGSPDGVIDASSSWGNSDDFWTAISSVSSSPQPVFKRSRSKDQQIRLPSVNRMFVDVLDSPR
- the LOC121208278 gene encoding cyclin-D3-3 isoform X2, whose translation is MSLQEEIQQIQSPPWILDALCCEENGNKICGESGTVKKETFLPLFLIEHDLFWEDDELISLMSKEKETHLCYKDVNSDESLVLARKDALEWIFKVKAHHRFNALTIVLAVNYFDRFFASFKFQKDNPWMGQLAAVACLSLAAKVEETQVPLLLDLQVEESKYVFDSKTIQRMELLVLSTLKWRMNPVTPISFFDHITRRLGLRTHLHWEFLHSCEHLLLILIAAAATMLYVIKEIEPCHYLEYRKQLLRVLKTCEDEVDVCYDLVSKLLESDCKQNEARKRKHGQMQGSPDGVIDASSSWGNSDDFWTAISSVSSSPQPVFKRSRSKDQQIRLPSVNRMFVDVLDSPR